Proteins encoded by one window of bacterium:
- a CDS encoding AURKAIP1/COX24 domain-containing protein: protein MGSVIKKRRKKMRKHKYKKLRARNRHKRKR from the coding sequence ATGGGCAGCGTAATCAAGAAACGTCGTAAGAAGATGCGGAAGCACAAGTACAAGAAGCTCCGCGCTCGCAACCGACATAAGCGCAAGCGCTAG